The DNA sequence TTTGTAGAGATACAAAAGTAAATCAAGATAAAATCTTGATATAGGTTAATAGGAGTACATTTAATGAATAATGGAATAGTAAAATGGTTTAACAATGAAAAAGGATTTGGTTTCATAACAGTAGATGGAGGAGAAGACGTATTCGCTCATTTCTCAGCTATACAAACTGATGGGTTTAAATCATTAGAAGAAGGTCAAAAAGTAAGCTT is a window from the Paraclostridium sordellii genome containing:
- a CDS encoding cold-shock protein, producing MNNGIVKWFNNEKGFGFITVDGGEDVFAHFSAIQTDGFKSLEEGQKVSFNIVKGARGPQAENITIL